A window of the Bacteriovorax sp. PP10 genome harbors these coding sequences:
- the pfkA gene encoding 6-phosphofructokinase, whose protein sequence is MSNTSIKTIAVLCSGGDSPGMNCAIRAVVRTAIGEGLNIFGIQKGYEGLLENNIRELSVSSVGNILQHGGTVLQTSRSKEFRTPEGRAKAARILRSHGIDALVVIGGDGSYNGAMKLHEEHGFPICGIPGTIDNDISGTDYTIGFDTAVQNAVDAVDKIRDTANSHARTFIVEVMGRKSPAIALKVGICTGAENVVLPTATIDYQKIAGDIDRGIKRGKTSSIIIAAEGEEPGIGYLIQKSLKEQFQLEAHVCILGHIQRGGNPTPTDRLIASQMGHCAVKALANGEKATATVFLQGKVVMAPLSTCLRKKNEFDVSEVELLTSLSI, encoded by the coding sequence ATGAGTAATACTTCAATCAAAACAATTGCCGTCTTATGTAGTGGTGGAGATAGCCCGGGAATGAACTGTGCGATCCGCGCGGTTGTAAGAACAGCTATCGGCGAAGGCCTGAACATTTTTGGGATTCAAAAAGGATACGAAGGACTTTTAGAAAATAACATCAGAGAGCTAAGCGTTTCTTCAGTAGGAAATATTCTTCAGCACGGTGGAACTGTTTTACAAACATCTCGCTCGAAAGAATTCAGAACTCCGGAAGGAAGAGCGAAAGCTGCAAGAATTTTAAGAAGCCACGGTATCGACGCTTTAGTTGTTATCGGTGGAGATGGATCTTATAACGGAGCGATGAAGCTTCACGAAGAGCATGGATTCCCTATTTGCGGGATTCCAGGAACAATTGACAACGACATCAGTGGAACTGATTACACAATCGGATTTGATACTGCCGTTCAAAACGCAGTCGATGCCGTGGATAAAATCAGAGACACAGCAAATTCTCATGCTAGAACATTTATTGTTGAAGTTATGGGAAGAAAATCTCCTGCGATCGCCCTTAAAGTTGGGATTTGCACAGGAGCTGAAAACGTTGTTCTGCCAACAGCGACAATTGATTATCAAAAGATTGCTGGAGATATTGACCGCGGGATTAAACGTGGAAAAACATCTTCAATTATTATCGCTGCCGAAGGCGAAGAACCAGGTATCGGATATCTTATTCAAAAAAGTCTTAAAGAGCAGTTCCAATTAGAAGCTCACGTTTGTATTCTGGGACACATTCAGCGTGGTGGAAATCCAACTCCAACTGACCGTTTAATTGCTTCTCAAATGGGTCATTGTGCTGTGAAGGCATTAGCTAACGGAGAGAAAGCGACTGCGACGGTTTTCCTACAAGGCAAAGTTGTGATGGCGCCATTGTCGACTTGTTTAAGAAAGAAAAACGAATTTGATGTAAGTGAAGTCGAGTTACTGACTTCTCTTTCAATTTAA
- the gpmI gene encoding 2,3-bisphosphoglycerate-independent phosphoglycerate mutase has translation MKSIHGLNKRVLLCILDGYGITPKDFKNAIMHAKKPHIDSVMATYPMTTIEPGGILVGLPKGVAGNSEVGHMNLGAGRSVRQDLVRINEAIELDTLKDMEEIKNIKIWAKAHSNRIHLMGLLSNGGVHSHINHLKELAKIFHAENIEIILHAFMDGRDTARDTGVKFVEEALAIPGLKFASMQGRSIGMDRDRRWEKIEACYKCFIGQGDQTDLSPVDYIKSEYAQERYDEFIHPVMFDKSLAMTAEDAVLFFNYRPDRAIQISLALTDIKFNDFFVSVRPGYFLCMTPYIEDWVKLPILFNKEKLKGTLCEYISELGLKQLKIAETEKYAHVTFFFNGGDKHPFPGEQQVLISSPKDVATYDEKPEMSAYLVCDKLEEALADHSISLYVVNFANSDMVGHTGNFPAAIKAIEALDVVVGRLVKKCAAEGVTMLITADHGNSEQMVYENGDMHTSHTESVVPFIVVDPRLKNEKLEMNDGPMALRNVAPTILNIMGIANPPLFEGVSVFK, from the coding sequence ATGAAATCAATCCACGGTTTAAATAAAAGAGTTCTTCTTTGTATCCTTGATGGTTATGGAATCACACCAAAAGATTTCAAGAACGCTATCATGCACGCAAAAAAGCCACATATCGATTCTGTAATGGCGACTTATCCGATGACGACAATTGAGCCCGGTGGGATTCTTGTTGGTCTTCCAAAAGGTGTTGCAGGGAATTCTGAAGTTGGTCACATGAATCTTGGTGCCGGAAGATCGGTTCGCCAGGATCTTGTTCGTATCAACGAAGCAATCGAGCTTGATACGCTTAAAGATATGGAAGAAATTAAAAATATCAAGATATGGGCCAAAGCTCATTCGAACCGCATTCACTTGATGGGACTATTATCTAATGGTGGTGTTCACTCACACATCAATCACTTAAAAGAATTGGCAAAAATTTTCCACGCAGAGAATATCGAAATCATCCTTCATGCTTTTATGGATGGAAGAGATACGGCAAGAGACACTGGTGTGAAGTTTGTTGAAGAGGCCTTAGCGATTCCAGGATTGAAGTTCGCTTCAATGCAAGGGCGCTCGATTGGGATGGACCGCGATCGTCGTTGGGAAAAAATCGAAGCTTGTTACAAATGTTTTATCGGTCAGGGAGATCAGACTGATCTGTCTCCGGTAGATTATATCAAGAGTGAGTACGCTCAGGAACGTTACGATGAATTTATTCATCCGGTAATGTTTGATAAGTCCTTAGCTATGACAGCTGAAGATGCTGTCTTATTTTTTAACTATAGACCAGACCGTGCTATTCAAATTTCATTAGCACTTACTGATATTAAATTTAATGATTTCTTCGTAAGTGTACGTCCAGGATACTTCCTGTGCATGACTCCTTACATTGAAGACTGGGTTAAACTTCCTATTCTTTTTAACAAAGAAAAACTGAAAGGAACTCTTTGTGAGTACATTTCAGAATTAGGGTTAAAACAATTAAAAATCGCTGAAACAGAAAAATACGCTCACGTGACTTTCTTTTTCAACGGTGGTGATAAACATCCGTTTCCGGGCGAGCAACAAGTTTTAATTTCATCTCCTAAAGATGTAGCAACATATGATGAAAAACCAGAAATGAGTGCCTATCTGGTATGCGACAAACTTGAAGAGGCCCTGGCCGATCATTCAATTAGTTTATACGTTGTAAACTTTGCCAACTCAGATATGGTTGGGCACACAGGTAATTTCCCTGCTGCGATTAAAGCGATTGAAGCATTGGATGTTGTCGTGGGTCGCCTGGTGAAAAAATGTGCAGCTGAAGGTGTGACGATGCTGATTACGGCCGATCACGGGAATTCAGAGCAAATGGTTTATGAAAATGGTGATATGCATACATCGCATACAGAATCCGTGGTACCATTTATTGTAGTTGATCCAAGATTAAAGAATGAAAAGTTAGAGATGAACGATGGACCTATGGCCCTAAGAAATGTTGCTCCGACTATTTTAAATATTATGGGAATTGCTAATCCACCTCTGTTTGAAGGTGTGAGTGTTTTTAAATAA
- a CDS encoding TrmH family RNA methyltransferase, whose product MSKKINGSQTVEIRIYGENACLAVFKNRPEDIIQLFLTKEMMKRFPHVTKYCAQNKKAYHIVERSELEKMTKATHHEDICMLIKKAASRPLETYLSMKNEKSLIIALENVANPHNIGAILRNAAHFGADAILVSDKKIAESASSIRTSEGGSEFVEIFETKDFKKSIALLAKNKYQVITTSSHAKSSLYDLVWEKKAVVVFGEEATGLSKDLMQTGTTIKIPGTDNVESLNVSVASAVILSDYYQKVKTNEINPRFK is encoded by the coding sequence ATGAGTAAAAAAATTAATGGGTCTCAGACCGTCGAAATTAGAATTTATGGTGAAAATGCATGCCTGGCCGTTTTTAAAAACCGCCCGGAGGACATCATCCAGCTCTTTTTAACCAAAGAGATGATGAAGAGGTTCCCACACGTCACCAAATACTGTGCTCAAAACAAAAAAGCATATCACATTGTCGAGCGCTCTGAGCTTGAGAAGATGACGAAGGCCACTCACCACGAAGACATTTGCATGCTGATTAAAAAAGCTGCGAGCCGTCCGCTTGAAACTTACCTTTCAATGAAAAACGAGAAGTCCTTAATCATCGCTCTTGAGAATGTAGCGAACCCACACAACATTGGTGCGATTCTAAGAAATGCAGCTCACTTCGGTGCTGATGCCATTTTAGTTTCTGATAAAAAGATTGCAGAATCTGCTTCATCAATTCGTACATCGGAAGGTGGATCAGAGTTCGTAGAAATTTTTGAAACCAAAGATTTTAAAAAATCAATCGCTCTACTAGCTAAAAATAAATACCAGGTCATTACAACTTCATCACATGCAAAAAGCTCTCTTTACGATTTAGTGTGGGAGAAAAAAGCTGTAGTGGTATTCGGTGAAGAAGCAACTGGTTTATCAAAAGACCTGATGCAAACTGGTACGACAATAAAAATTCCCGGAACAGACAATGTTGAAAGTTTGAATGTTTCAGTCGCAAGTGCTGTCATTCTTTCTGATTATTATCAAAAGGTGAAAACAAATGAAATCAATCCACGGTTTAAATAA
- a CDS encoding SAM-dependent methyltransferase — protein MVSIFVHMGQINLEKTLTGYLAPKDFEADLKIELGLMGIEILSQHGRLFICAGEAQDVVFAQDTWLRVEILPYTSINHAAELLKSKARRWSHYSINNHRRAELILDKVPSAKIKRYDFLEEIPKTTIGCFALLSEAEMILTPETTCPLPFGEIEFNEDKINPPSRAYLKLWELFTLYGYKPEAGMKTIDVGSCPGGWTWVLQTVGTNVVSVDKAPLDPKIAALPNIEFKQESAFGLRPQHVGHLDWFFSDIICYPDKLLELVNRWRESGLVDNFACTIKFQKPTDFETLFKFKAIPGSRVVHLSCNKHEVTWINTKESK, from the coding sequence ATGGTATCAATTTTCGTACATATGGGCCAAATCAATTTAGAAAAGACATTAACAGGATACCTTGCACCAAAAGACTTCGAGGCCGATCTCAAAATCGAGCTTGGTTTGATGGGAATTGAGATACTTTCTCAACACGGAAGACTGTTTATCTGTGCAGGAGAGGCGCAAGATGTCGTCTTTGCTCAAGATACATGGCTTCGAGTAGAAATACTCCCATACACTTCAATCAATCATGCTGCGGAGCTCTTGAAATCGAAGGCCCGTCGCTGGTCACATTACTCAATAAATAACCATAGAAGGGCCGAACTCATTTTAGATAAGGTGCCTTCTGCCAAAATAAAAAGATACGACTTTCTGGAAGAAATTCCAAAAACAACGATTGGCTGTTTCGCTCTTTTGTCTGAAGCAGAAATGATCCTGACTCCTGAGACGACTTGTCCGCTGCCTTTTGGTGAAATCGAATTCAACGAAGATAAAATCAATCCTCCTTCACGCGCTTACTTAAAACTTTGGGAACTCTTCACACTTTACGGTTACAAGCCAGAAGCAGGAATGAAGACGATCGATGTTGGAAGTTGCCCTGGTGGATGGACGTGGGTTCTTCAGACTGTTGGAACAAATGTTGTGAGTGTTGATAAAGCACCACTTGATCCAAAAATTGCGGCCCTTCCTAATATCGAATTTAAACAAGAAAGTGCTTTTGGTTTAAGACCTCAGCACGTGGGACACCTTGATTGGTTTTTCTCAGATATTATCTGTTACCCGGATAAACTTTTAGAACTTGTGAACCGCTGGAGAGAGTCTGGTCTGGTTGATAATTTCGCCTGCACAATTAAATTTCAAAAGCCGACTGACTTTGAAACGCTTTTTAAATTTAAAGCGATTCCTGGATCGAGAGTTGTGCATCTTTCATGTAATAAACACGAAGTGACTTGGATTAATACAAAGGAATCAAAATGA
- a CDS encoding class I SAM-dependent methyltransferase, which translates to MLKTISSNIPKVSGECVRLFHGRGKKWPEFEHLSIDLYPPAVLITTYKEIDEAEKASLVETLKSVPGLQFESILLQKRYGKGEDVEVLSGTAVGETHAVEKSEKYLVNLKNAKNIGFFLDMAIGREYVRNNSQGKSVLNLFSYTCSLSVAALKGGATQVVNVDTSKPALNVGERNHLLNGIDKRAVKFLPHDIMKSFGAIARKGPYDLIIIDPPTNQGDSFKAERDYHKIIRRLHTMTAKDGIVMACLNSPHLDSQFLISAFEEHANQFTFQDKFYSSFSEMEDDQEKGLKILIFKKN; encoded by the coding sequence ATGCTTAAGACTATTTCATCAAATATCCCAAAAGTTTCTGGCGAGTGTGTACGTTTATTTCATGGAAGAGGAAAGAAGTGGCCCGAGTTCGAGCACCTTTCAATTGACCTTTATCCACCCGCTGTTTTAATTACGACTTATAAAGAAATTGATGAAGCTGAGAAAGCTTCGCTAGTGGAAACATTAAAGTCAGTACCAGGTCTGCAGTTTGAATCTATTCTACTGCAAAAAAGATACGGCAAAGGCGAGGACGTTGAAGTCCTTTCAGGAACTGCAGTCGGTGAAACTCACGCTGTGGAAAAGTCCGAAAAATACCTGGTGAATTTAAAAAACGCTAAGAACATTGGCTTCTTTTTAGATATGGCCATCGGACGAGAATACGTACGCAACAACTCACAAGGAAAAAGCGTACTAAATCTTTTCTCATATACATGCTCACTTTCAGTCGCTGCCCTTAAAGGTGGAGCTACTCAGGTTGTAAATGTTGATACGAGTAAACCGGCGCTAAATGTTGGTGAAAGAAACCATCTATTAAATGGCATTGATAAGAGAGCTGTTAAGTTTCTTCCTCATGATATTATGAAATCTTTTGGAGCGATCGCTCGCAAAGGGCCATATGACTTAATCATTATTGATCCTCCGACTAATCAAGGCGACAGCTTTAAAGCTGAGCGCGATTATCATAAAATTATCAGAAGACTTCATACGATGACTGCTAAAGACGGGATTGTGATGGCGTGTTTGAATTCACCTCATCTTGATAGTCAGTTTTTAATTAGTGCGTTTGAAGAGCATGCTAATCAGTTTACCTTTCAAGATAAGTTCTACTCGAGCTTTAGTGAGATGGAAGATGATCAGGAGAAAGGGTTGAAGATTCTTATATTTAAGAAGAACTAG
- a CDS encoding TIM44-like domain-containing protein, giving the protein MVLNAYMNYRIAKRTKKVQKALQRMKEHEPEWDEEKLIKFSKDRFMYIQNLKGMHKLEGLREVLAYKFYLGWEKEIEKQIKKSERYSFSELEILDAFIVDFKNYLNDNNDIFTVCFDAVANDQTLRKGKVVLENYSDFREFWTFRKQAGEWKLFEITQANGWEKFIDGKLVFEKLKKKHNTH; this is encoded by the coding sequence ATGGTTTTGAATGCATACATGAATTACAGAATTGCGAAAAGAACAAAAAAAGTTCAAAAAGCACTTCAAAGAATGAAAGAGCATGAACCAGAATGGGATGAGGAAAAACTCATTAAGTTTTCTAAGGATCGGTTTATGTATATTCAGAATTTAAAAGGAATGCATAAACTGGAAGGTTTGAGAGAAGTTCTAGCTTACAAATTCTATCTAGGTTGGGAAAAGGAAATTGAAAAACAAATAAAAAAAAGCGAAAGATATTCATTTTCGGAGCTGGAAATCCTGGATGCTTTCATTGTAGATTTCAAAAACTATTTAAATGATAACAATGATATCTTCACAGTTTGTTTTGATGCTGTTGCAAATGATCAAACACTTCGCAAAGGGAAGGTTGTTCTAGAGAATTATTCTGATTTTAGAGAATTCTGGACTTTTAGAAAACAGGCCGGAGAATGGAAGCTTTTCGAAATTACTCAAGCAAATGGTTGGGAGAAGTTTATTGACGGAAAATTAGTTTTCGAGAAACTTAAGAAAAAACACAACACGCACTGA